Proteins encoded by one window of Salvia splendens isolate huo1 chromosome 14, SspV2, whole genome shotgun sequence:
- the LOC121765925 gene encoding zinc finger HIT domain-containing protein 2-like has translation MSSDVLVTSEASSGSSNFSSNSRIICRVCEKQFSQYTCPRCNIRYCSLPCYKSHSLRCAESFMKENVMGGLQQMKPDEESKARMLDILKRLHEEEETDGFHEEDLNPSSLSEETIQKILSGGTISLNDLSLEERKRFERAVASGELSKLIEPWDPWWSRPSAQYISLSSNGTQLVQPIMKEESGKHDNDEGIDELEEIPPGPENPLPPVSKLTASGPSPLLAIHLIDIIYSYCFTLRLYNGDWKADPLESATVVLSVSSILDQSKQPETVSEVLSHCLEKTCSTAYKHMGGLQFGLRLIDDVIHLLHLGRNALICLLCDMQRLIQAAERELKSEKLLKTRKAELKAKLKSADRKIYFITCWVNEQPSEAWTSLTAVLNTEKSSATEYAQSKRSAPRMEEITERGGRPIITEVP, from the exons ATGTCGTCGGACGTTTTGGTGACGTCAGAGGCATCTTCTGGATCTTCGAATTTCAGCTCCAACTCCCGCATAATCTGCCGCGT ATGTGAAAAGCAATTTTCCCAGTATACATGTCCTCGGTGCAACATTCGTTATTGTTCTCTACCTTGTTACAAG TCGCATAGTCTACGCTGTGCTGAGTCTTTTATGAAAGAGAATGTAATGGGAGGACTGCAACAAATGAAGCCTGACGAGGAAAGCAAAGCTAGAATGTTGGATATACTTAAGCGACTCCATGAGGAAGAAGAGACAGATGGCTTCCATGAAGAGG ATTTAAATCCATCCTCCTTATCAGAAGAGACCATTCAGAAGATTCTTTCTG GTGGTACAATAAGTTTAAATGATCTATCTCTCGAAGAAAGGAAACGTTTTGAGAGGGCTGTTGCCTCAGGAGAGCTCAGTAAATTGATTGAACCATGGGATCCATGGTGGTCAAGGCCTTCTGCCCAGTACATATCACTTAGTTCAAATGGAACACAACTAGTTCAACCGATCATGAAAGAGGAATCAGGGAAGCATGATAATGATGAAGGCATCGATGAACTGGAGGAAATCCCTCCAGGACCCGAGAATCCTCTCCCACCAGTCAGTAAACTGACTGCGTCTGGACCTTCGCCCCTGTTAGCTATCCACCTCATCGacatcatatattcatattgcTTCACCCTTCGTCTCTACAATGGAGACTGGAAAGCAGATCCCCTGGAATCAGCAACAGTGGTGCTGAGCGTATCTTCTATTTTGGATCAAAGCAAGCAACCCGAAACCGTATCAGAAGTGTTATCTCATTGCCTGGAAAAAACATGCTCCACAGCATACAAGCACATGGGGGGTTTACAATTTGGGCTGAGGCTTATAGACGATGTGATTCATCTCCTTCATCTTGGACGCAATGCTTTAATCTGCTTACTATGCGATATGCAGAGGCTAATCCAGGCTGCGGAGAGAGAGCTCAAGTCAGAGAAACTGCTCAAGACGAGAAAGGCAGAACTAAAAGCCAAGCTCAAGTCTGCTGACCGGAAGATATATTTCATTACGTGTTGGGTGAACGAGCAGCCATCGGAAGCATGGACTTCGTTGACAGCTGTACTGAACACGGAGAAGTCGTCTGCCACAGAATATGCGCAGAGCAAGAGAAGTGCTCCAAGAATGGAGGAAATCACAGAAAGAGGAGGTAGGCCTATAATTACGGAGGTCCCCTGA
- the LOC121763615 gene encoding aspartic proteinase PCS1-like, with protein sequence MNLLTISTQIILAIFFFMHSTQSLSSQSLILPLKAKLIPHPSNKLSFHHNISLTVSLTVGSPPQAATMVLDTGSELSWLRCRNTPDAASPSFSPSLSSSYRPTPCSSSTCTTRTRDFPIPASCDAKRLCHVAVSYADASSVEGNLAAEVFHLDRSNSFDNVTFGCMDTGSSSNPEDLKTTGLVGLNRGGLSFITQAGFRKFSYCISGKDSSGVLLFGDADFPWLSPLKYTPLVEMPAATRLPYFDRTAYTVRLEGVRVGNRLLPVQKTIYEPDHTGAGQTMVDSGTQFTFLLGPVYSALKAEFLRQTKGILRPLDEPEFVFQGAMDACFRVELSRRAAPAMLPAVALMFRGVEMSVGGEKLLYRVAGMTRGSDAVYCLTFGNSDLLGVEAYIVGHHHQQNLWMEFDLSQSRLGLADFSCDLAAQKLGL encoded by the coding sequence atGAATCTCCtcacaatatcaacacaaataaTACTAgcaatcttcttcttcatgCATTCAACCCAATCCCTCTCCTCCCAATCCCTAATCCTCCCCCTCAAAGCCAAGCTAATCCCCCACCCCTCAAACAAGCTCTCCTTCCACCACAACATCTCCCTCACCGTCTCCCTCACCGTTGGCTCGCCGCCTCAGGCGGCGACCATGGTCCTCGACACCGGCAGTGAGCTCTCCTGGCTCCGCTGCCGCAACACCCCCGACGCCGCCTCCCCATCCTTCTCCCCCTCCCTCTCCTCCTCCTACCGCCCCACCCCTTGCTCCTCCTCCACCTGCACCACCCGCACCCGCGACTTCCCCATCCCGGCCTCCTGCGACGCCAAACGCCTCTGCCACGTGGCCGTCTCCTACGCCGACGCCTCCTCCGTCGAGGGCAACTTAGCCGCCGAGGTTTTCCACCTCGATCGGTCAAATTCCTTTGATAACGTCACATTCGGCTGCATGGACACCGGTTCATCTTCCAATCCAGAGGACTTAAAAACAACCGGTCTGGTCGGATTGAACCGGGGCGGGTTATCCTTCATAACCCAGGCTGGTTTTCGCAAATTCTCCTATTGCATATCCGGCAAAGACTCCAGCGGCGTGCTGCTCTTCGGCGACGCAGACTTCCCCTGGCTGTCGCCGCTGAAGTACACGCCGCTGGTGGAAATGCCGGCGGCGACGCGGCTCCCGTACTTCGACCGGACCGCGTACACGGTCCGGTTAGAAGGGGTCCGGGTCGGGAACCGGTTACTCCCGGTTCAAAAGACCATATACGAACCGGACCACACGGGAGCCGGTCAGACCATGGTCGACTCGGGCACCCAATTCACGTTCTTGCTCGGGCCGGTTTATTCGGCTTTAAAAGCCGAATTCCTACGACAGACGAAGGGGATTCTCCGGCCACTGGACGAGCCGGAATTCGTGTTCCAGGGGGCGATGGACGCGTGCTTCAGGGTGGAGCTGAGCAGGAGGGCGGCGCCGGCGATGCTGCCGGCGGTGGCGCTGATGTTTAGAGGGGTGGAGATGAGCGTGGGAGGGGAGAAGCTGCTTTACCGGGTCGCGGGTATGACCCGGGGAAGTGATGCGGTTTATTGCTTGACGTTTGGGAATTCGGATCTTTTGGGGGTGGAGGCCTACATTGTAGGGCACCATCACCAGCAAAATCTGTGGATGGAATTCGATTTGTCCCAGTCCCGGCTCGGCCTCGCCGACTTCAGCTGCGATTTGGCCGCGCAAAAGTTGGGGCTGTAA
- the LOC121765301 gene encoding pentatricopeptide repeat-containing protein At4g19890-like, producing the protein MVPLVFIRLSQICRRNAAPTTLLNGVVPLSTVRPISHAAVADHNPEASPHTVIKRVCFWVCDSYYNQQKKSTHSDSTRPLLNLPIDADSLTADQAITVIASLADEAGSMVALSFFHWAIGFAKFKHCMRFYIVAASCLIKNGNFERTHEVLRYMLWNFAEVGMLKESIDMVLELRSHGLVLSSHTLNCALSVVNGMGCFEIAQNVFDEMCERGVIPDAYSFESMVVAYCRAGRVSDADRWLSDMLSRGFLVDKATCSLILNMLCANGRVNRALWVFNKMVEIGLKPNVVHFSCLINGLSSRGSVKQAFELLEEMARRGLKPNVYTHTSLIDGLCKKGWTDKAFRLFLKLVRSDNYKPNVYTYTAMIDGYCKEEKLQRAEMLLEKMKEQGLSPNVNTYTTLIDGHAKAGEFDRAYELMDAMEKDDLAPNTWTYNAVMNGFCKKGRLPEAYKLLKVCYRNGVFPDKFTYTILISASCKQDGDVRRAFAIFSVMLKEGIGVDMHTYTSLISLLSRLRKMGECERILSDAAKMGLNPTTQTYTCMVSGYCRDGNIEKAMKVFNEMSEYGCAPDSFTYGALIGGLCKESMLNEARTLFSEMNDKGFSPCEVTRVTIAYELCKKGESSAAMALLDRLERKLRVRTVSTLVRKLCSEQKVDVAAQFFDKLLDATKTVDRVTLAAFMTACYESNNYALVSDMSTRMTKEKVAR; encoded by the exons ATGGTTCCCCTCGTGTTTATTCGTCTTAGTCAAATCTGCCGCCGAAATGCAGCACCCACAACACTCCTCAATGGCGTCGTTCCTCTCTCTACCGTCAGACCAATTTCTCACGCGGCTGTAGCTGATCACAATCCGGAAGCCTCACCGCACACCGTTATTAAACGAGTCTGCTTTTGGGTTTGTGATTCATACTACAATCAGCAGAAAAAATCGACTCATTCCGATTCAACGCGCCCTCTTCTAAATTTACCAATAGACGCTGATTCCTTGACGGCGGATCAGGCAATTACCGTAATCGCTTCATTGGCTGATGAGGCCGGATCGATGGTGGCGCTGAGTTTCTTCCATTGGGCAATCGGGTTTGCGAAATTCAAGCACTGTATGAGGTTTTACATTGTCGCGGCAAGCTGCTTGATTAAAAATGGAAACTTTGAGCGGACCCATGAGGTTTTGCGTTATATGCTGTGGAATTTCGCTGAGGTGGGAATGTTGAAGGAATCAATCGACATGGTTCTCGAGCTGCGTAGCCATGGATTAGTTTTGAGCTCCCACACTCTGAATTGCGCGTTGAGCGTGGTGAATGGGATGGGCTGTTTTGAGATTGCGCAGAATGTGTTCGATGAAATGTGTGAGAGAGGGGTCATTCCGGATGCTTACAGTTTCGAGTCGATGGTTGTTGCTTATTGTCGAGCTGGGAGGGTTTCGGATGCTGATAGATGGTTGAGTGATATGTTGAGCAGAGGCTTTCTTGTGGATAAGGCTACTTGTAGTTTGATTCTCAATATGCTATGTGCAAATGGTCGTGTGAACCGAGCGTTGTGGGTGTTCAACAAGATGGTTGAGATTGGACTGAAGCCGAATGTGGTTCATTTTTCTTGTTTGATCAATGGGTTGAGCAGCAGGGGAAGTGTTAAACAAGCGTTCGAACTGCTGGAGGAGATGGCGAGGAGAGGGTTGAAGCCGAATGTGTATACTCATACATCATTGATCGATGGCCTTTGCAAGAAAGGTTGGACGGATAAGGCATTTAGGCTTTTCTTGAAACTTGTTAGGAGCGACAATTACAAGCCCAACGTGTATACGTATACTGCCATGATTGATGGATACTGCAAGGAGGAGAAGCTGCAACGAGCGGAGATGTTGCTGGAGAAGATGAAGGAGCAAGGACTGTCTCCGAATGTGAATACCTACACTACCCTTATTGACGGTCATGCTAAGGCTGGGGAGTTCGACAGAGCATATGAATTGATGGACGCGATGGAGAAAGATGACTTGGCTCCTAATACTTGGACGTATAATGCTGTTATGAACGGCTTCTGTAAGAAAGGAAGGCTTCCGGAAGCTTATAAATTGCTGAAAGTTTGCTATAGGAATGGGGTTTTTCCTGATAAATTTACATACACAATTCTGATATCTGCTAGCTGCAAGCAGGATGGTGATGTTAGACGAGCTTTCGCGATTTTTAGTGTGATGTTAAAAGAGGGGATTGGTGTTGATATGCATACTTACACGTCGTTGATCTCATTGCTTTCAAGGCTAAGGAAAATGGGAGAATGTGAGAGAATTCTTAGTGATGCTGCGAAAATGGGACTCAACCCAACCACACAGACGTATACATGTATGGTTTCTGGGTATTGTCGAGATGGAAACATTGAAAAGGCAATGAAAGTCTTCAATGAGATGAGTGAATATGGCTGTGCACCCGATAGTTTTACTTATGGTGCGCTGATAGGTGGTCTTTGCAAGGAATCAATGCTGAATGAGGCTAGAACACTTTTTAGTGAAATGAATGACAAAGGTTTTTCGCCATGTGAAGTTACTCGAGTGACGATAGCTTATGAGTTGTGCAAAAAGGGTGAATCTTCAGCAGCAATGGCTTTGTTAGACAGATTAGAACGAAAACTGCGGGTTCGCACTGTTAGTACATTAGTCAGGAAGCTTTGCAGTGAGCAGAAAGTAGACGTTGCCGCACAGTTTTTTGATAAACTGTTAGATGCAACCAAGACTGTGGATCGTGTGACGCTTGCAGCATTCATGACTGCATGCTACGAGAGTAATAACTATGCACTCGTTTCTGATATGTCTACGAGGATGACAAAAGAAAAG GTGGCTCGGTAA
- the LOC121765303 gene encoding peptidyl-prolyl cis-trans isomerase FKBP20-1-like: MGDTIDLTGDGGVLKTIVRQAKADALGPSESIPLVDVHYEGTLAETGEVFDTTHEDNTIFTFEVGSGNVIKAWDVALKTMKVGEVARITCKPEYAYGSAGSPPEIPPDATLIFEVELVACKPRKGSLSSASDERARLDELKKQREAAAAVKEEEKKKREEAKAAATARVQAKLDAKKGKGKGKGK; the protein is encoded by the exons ATGGGTGACACAATTGATTTGACCGGGGATGGAGGAGTCCTAAAGACAATTGTACGCCAAGCAAAAGCTGATGCACTTGGTCCATCAGAGAGTATTCCACTTGTCGACG TTCATTATGAAGGCACTCTAGCTGAAACTGGTGAAGTTTTTGATACTACACATGAAGACAATACTATCTTCACGTTTGAAGTAGGCAGTGGAAATGTGATCAAAGCTTGGGATGTTGCACTGAAAACCATGAAG GTTGGTGAAGTCGCTAGGATTACATGTAAGCCAGAGTATGCCTATGGCAGTGCCGGTTCCCCACCTGAGATCCCCCCGGA TGCGACTCTTATTTTTGAGGTGGAGCTGGTCGCCTGCAAACCTCGCAAGGGTAGTCTAAGCAGCGCCTCCGATGAGAGGGCAAGGCTGGA TGAGCTGAAGAAACAACGGGAAGCAGCCGCTGCAGTAAAGgaggaagagaagaagaaaagggagGAAGCGAAAGCAGCCGCAACTGCTAGGGTTCAAGCCAAACTTGACGCCAAGAAAGGGAAAGGGAAGGGAAAAGGCAAGTAA
- the LOC121765671 gene encoding plant UBX domain-containing protein 10-like has protein sequence MGDVADKLAYFQAITGLEDADLCTEILSAHNWDLESAISSITATDGSRPSSTDASAAPTTANPDDRDGGLVLAPNGGNQPPGLAWKVVTLPFSIISGSLGLISGAIGFGLWAAGGVLSYSLGMVGLGGTSRGGTTPLVTISPAVSEAMDFVASFELDFGRVRPHFVTEGFMDALQRSRHEYKLLFVYLHSPEHPDTPAFCDGTLCNEMLAAFLNENFVSWGGSVKASEGFKMSNSLKASRYPFCAVVMAATNQRIALLQQVEGPKSPEELLTLLQRVLEESAPVLVSARVEAEERRTNIRLREEQDAAYQAALEADQARERQRKEEEERLEREAAEAERKRKEEEEARERAAREAAEREAELAKMREAKALALGPEPEKGPDVTQVLVRFPSGDRKGRRFHCTATIQSLYDYVDSLGCLDVNGYTLVSNFPRTVYGEDKLSSSLKEAGLHPQASLFVEIK, from the exons ATGGGAGACGTGGCTGATAAATTGGCGTATTTCCAAGCAATCACCGGTTTAGAAGACGCCGATTTGTGCACCGAGATTCTCTCCGCTCATAATTGGGACCTCGAATCGGCCATCTCCTCAATTACCGCCACCGACGGCAGCCGCCCCTCCTCCACCGACGCCTCCGCCGCCCCTACCACCGCTAATCCGGATGATCGGGATGGAGGTCTTGTTCTGGCCCCCAACGGCGGTAATCAGCCCCCTGGTTTAGCTTGGAAAGTCGTCACGCTTCCGTTCTCCATCATCTCCGGTAGCCTAGGGTTGATTTCTGGTGCGATTGGGTTCGGTCTGTGGGCGGCGGGAGGGGTTTTGTCCTACTCTCTCGGGATGGTTGGGCTGGGTGGTACTTCGCGCGGTGGAACGACGCCGTTGGTGACTATTTCGCCGGCGGTTTCTGAGGCGATGGATTTTGTGGCTAGCTTTGAGCTGGATTTTGGGAGGGTGAGGCCGCATTTTGTGACTGAGGGTTTCATGGACGCGCTGCAGAGGTCTCGCCATGAGTATAAGCTGTTGTTTGTTTACTTGCACTCGCCGGAACATCCTGATACGCCGGCGTTTTGTGATGGCACTCTGTGCAATGAGATGTTGGCAGCGTTTTTGAATGAGAATTTTGTGTCGTGGGGTGGGAGTGTGAAGGCTAGTGAAGGGTTTAAGATGAGTAATAGTCTGAAGGCGTCGAGATATCCTTTTTGTGCTGTGGTTATGGCTGCTACTAACCAGAGGATTGCATTGCTGCAACAG GTTGAGGGACCAAAATCTCCTGAAGAATTGTTAACATTATTGCAGAGGGTGCTTGAAGAAAGCGCTCCTGTTCTTGTCTCAGCAAGGGTAGAAGCTGAAGAAAGAAGAACCAATATTCGTCTTAGAGAGGAACAGGATGCTGCTTATCAGGCAGCACTTGAGGCCGATCAA GCCCGTGAACGTCAGAGGAAAGAAGAGGAGGAGCGACTGGAACGTGAAGCTGCTGAAGCTGAGAGGAaaaggaaggaagaagaagaggctCGTGAAAGAGCAGCACGAGAAGCTGCTGAGAGAGAAGCCGAATTAGCTAAGATGCGCGAGGCAAAAGCTTTGGCACTGGGTCCAGAACCTGAGAAAGGACCTGATGTTACTCAA GTGTTAGTACGTTTTCCATCTGGAGATCGCAAGGGGAGGAGGTTTCATTGCACAGCAACAATACAATCTTTATACGACTATGTCGACTCCTTAGGTTGCTTGGATGTCAACGGCTACACCCTGGTCTCCAACTTCCCCCGCACTGTATATGGCGAAGACAAGCTGTCTTCGTCACTGAAAGAAGCAGGATTGCATCCGCAGGCCAGCCTCTTCGTGGAGATCAAATAA
- the LOC121765302 gene encoding E3 ubiquitin-protein ligase SDIR1-like, producing the protein MSFVFRGTRGDIETGFPGLIPERRAVRVHATRPVNTNSLAFLVTVLLLFMILNSHQMSPNFLLWLVLGVFLMATTLRMYATCQQLQAQAQAHAVAASGLLGHTELRLHMPPSIALATRGRLQGLRLQLALLDREFDDLDYETLRALDSDNVPTASMTDEEINALPVHKYKVSGPQGVNSSAQQGSSSASVEKKQDLPNPQVGLKTSDDDLTCSVCLEQVTAGELIRSLPCLHQFHVNCIDPWLRQQGTCPVCKYRAGSQWSEIAQGEIDASDMV; encoded by the exons ATGAGTTTTGTTTTCAGAGGTACTAGAGGAGATATAGAAACTGGGTTCCCGGGACTTATTCCTGAACGGCGTGCAGTG CGAGTTCATGCTACTCGACCGGTCAATACCAACTCGTTAGCTTTTCTTGTCACAG TGCTTTTGCTGTTTATGATTCTGAACTCGCACCAAATGTCTCCCAATTTTCTG CTCTGGCTGGTGCTTGGGGTGTTTCTGATGGCAACCACTTTAAGGATGTATGCAACATGTCAGCAACTTCAAGCCCAGGCACAAGCGCATGCTGTCGCAGCTAGTGGTCTTCTTGGTCACACAGAATTAAGACTTCATATGCCACCATCTATAGCTCTTGCCACCCGGGGAAGGTTGCAGGGTCTCAGACTCCAGCTAGCACTGCTCGATAGAGAATTTGACGACTTAG ATTATGAAACTTTGCGAGCACTGGATTCTGACAATGTCCCTACCGCATCTATGACTGACGAAGAGATCAATGCTCTGCCTGTCCACAAGTATAAGGTTTCTGGCCCACAGGG TGTGAACTCATCGGCGCAGCAGGGTTCTTCTTCAGCCTCAGTTGAG AAGAAGCAAGATCTTCCAAATCCACAAGTTGGATTAAAGACCTCTGATGATGATCTGACTTGTAGTGTTTGCTTGGAGCAAGTCACTGCCGGAGAGCTCATTCGCAGCTTGCCGTGCTTGCATCAG TTCCATGTCAACTGCATCGATCCATGGCTGCGGCAGCAAGGGACGTGCCCCGTCTGCAAGTATAGAGCTGGATCACAATGGTCGGAGATCGCTCAAGGAGAAATCGATGCTTCAGACATGGTCTAA